In the genome of Oncorhynchus mykiss isolate Arlee chromosome 18, USDA_OmykA_1.1, whole genome shotgun sequence, one region contains:
- the LOC110496860 gene encoding stathmin-2-like: protein MAKTAIAYKEKMKEISVLSLLCSCLYPEARKNLMGEFQVAGMEVKPINKRASGQAFEVILKPPSPMSDAAHCVTSPPKREVSLEDIQKKLEAAEDRRRSQEAQVLRALSEKREHERDVLLKAMEENSNFSKMAEEKLTMKMEQIKENRQAYLASIMERLQEKERHAQVVRRNKELREELTA, encoded by the exons CATACAAAGAGAAGATGAAGGAGATTTCTGTCctatctctcctctgctcctgccTGTACCCTGAGGCACGCAAGAACCTGATGGGAGAGTTCCAAG TAGCAGGCATGGAGGTGAAGCCCATCAACAAGCGTGCCTCTGGCCAGGCCTTCGAGGTGATCCTGAAGCCCCCCTCCCCGATGTCGGACGCAGCCCACTGTGTCACCTCGCCCCCTAAGAGGGAGGTCTCTCTGGAGGACATCCAGAAGAAGCTGGAGGCCGCTGAGGACCGGAGGAGA TCCCAGGAGGCCCAGGTTCTCAGGGCCCTTTCAGAGAAGCGGGAGCACGAAAGGGACGTGCTGCTCAAGGCCATGGAGGAGAACAGCAACTTCAGCAAGATGGCAGAGGAGAAGCTTACCATGAAGATGGAGCAGATCAAGGAGAACCGCCAGGCCTACCTAGCCTCCATCATGGAGCGCCTGCAGGAGAAG GAGAGGCATGCCCAGGTGGTGCGCAGGAACAAAGAGCTGAGGGAAGAGCTGACAGCGTGA